From Blastochloris viridis, one genomic window encodes:
- a CDS encoding OmpA/MotB family protein produces MARKKGGAHGGGHGWYVTFADLMGLLMMFFVTLTAFSTLDKPKLQIVAGSMREAFGTQTQFRTTGMVEVDGLPTRTRLKNVGRVDPNDVSDTAAPHDPDLPDNGIRSRDLEFALAAASLRQALQDLPEISEASKNVILEETKQGVNISLVDQDGRPMFPEGMKEPFERARRVLAKLSVPLKQMPYRISIAGHTAATRTPPRPGYGPWDLSTDRANAVRQILEESGVPSSQIFAVTGKADTEPMFPDDPYLSANRRVTLTLMKEAPPLPPGFAP; encoded by the coding sequence ATGGCTAGGAAAAAAGGCGGCGCCCACGGTGGCGGTCACGGCTGGTACGTGACCTTCGCCGACCTCATGGGCTTGCTCATGATGTTCTTCGTTACGCTCACCGCGTTCTCGACGCTCGACAAGCCGAAGCTGCAGATCGTCGCCGGGTCGATGCGGGAGGCGTTCGGCACCCAGACCCAGTTTCGCACCACCGGCATGGTCGAGGTCGACGGCCTGCCGACGCGCACGCGGCTGAAGAACGTCGGTCGGGTCGATCCCAACGACGTGTCCGACACCGCTGCACCGCACGATCCCGACCTGCCGGACAACGGCATCCGCTCGCGCGACCTCGAATTCGCGCTGGCCGCGGCCTCGCTGCGCCAGGCGCTGCAGGACCTGCCGGAAATCTCCGAGGCGTCGAAAAACGTCATCCTGGAGGAGACCAAGCAGGGCGTGAACATCTCGCTGGTTGACCAGGACGGTCGGCCGATGTTTCCGGAAGGCATGAAGGAGCCCTTTGAGCGCGCCCGCCGCGTGCTGGCCAAGCTGTCGGTGCCGCTGAAGCAGATGCCCTACCGCATCTCCATCGCCGGCCACACCGCGGCGACGCGCACGCCGCCACGCCCGGGCTACGGCCCATGGGACCTCTCCACCGATCGCGCCAATGCGGTGCGGCAGATCCTGGAGGAATCCGGCGTGCCGAGCTCGCAGATCTTCGCGGTCACCGGCAAGGCCGACACCGAGCCGATGTTCCCGGACGATCCCTACCTGTCGGCCAACCGCCGGGTGACTCTGACGCTGATGAAGGAAGCGCCGCCGCTGCCGCCGGGGTTCGCCCCCTGA
- a CDS encoding rhodanese-like domain-containing protein, with product MTSHDPRRVRDLDPDAVADALAAGDCVLVDVREPAEIARGIIEGAVTMPLSTFDPTQIVVPAGCNVVFYCAAGVRSVRAAQVAQAAGFSYDAHLAGGVKAWLQAGRAVVVPS from the coding sequence ATGACCAGCCACGATCCGCGCCGCGTGCGCGATCTCGATCCCGATGCCGTCGCCGATGCCCTCGCCGCTGGCGACTGTGTGCTGGTGGACGTGCGCGAGCCGGCCGAGATTGCCCGCGGCATCATCGAAGGGGCGGTGACGATGCCGCTGTCGACGTTCGACCCGACGCAGATCGTCGTGCCGGCCGGATGCAACGTGGTGTTCTACTGTGCGGCGGGCGTGCGCTCGGTGCGGGCGGCGCAGGTGGCGCAGGCGGCGGGGTTCTCCTACGACGCTCATCTCGCCGGCGGCGTGAAGGCGTGGCTCCAGGCCGGCAGGGCGGTCGTTGTGCCATCGTGA
- a CDS encoding 3-hydroxyacyl-CoA dehydrogenase family protein — protein MITRRLAIVGAGSIGTGIAINAAHHGVHVVLIDTSAAIAERAKRRAAEVFSRFVSNNGMKERERAAALSRIEPSTSIADVTRADVVIESVYESFAVKAAVFDEISRFAQPDALIATNTSGLRVSRLAAHVANPGRFLGLHFFSPAEINPVVELVSAERTTGETADLARALLQATRRVVLPCKDSPGFALNRFFCAYSNEAARLLGERVGTVGEIERAAEDAFDAAAGPFRVLNLIKPGINLDAIRNLAELGAFYAPAPKMVEIGETGGTFEVDRPLAPMDEVQYDTVIRRVRGATFLAVLQELDEEVADARVLDTGAKLAFKFSRPPCALMDSLGRRAVEALVAPFVARYGVAMPVSIALVGRLATDRTMVRDGATRVQGRSAS, from the coding sequence ATGATCACGCGACGTCTTGCTATCGTGGGTGCCGGCTCCATCGGCACCGGCATCGCGATCAACGCCGCCCACCACGGCGTTCATGTCGTGTTGATCGACACCAGCGCCGCGATCGCCGAGCGCGCCAAGCGCCGCGCCGCCGAGGTGTTCAGCCGCTTCGTTAGCAACAACGGCATGAAGGAGCGCGAGCGCGCCGCCGCGCTGTCGCGGATAGAACCCAGCACCAGCATCGCCGACGTCACCCGCGCCGACGTGGTGATCGAGTCGGTCTACGAGTCATTCGCGGTGAAGGCGGCGGTGTTCGACGAGATCTCGCGCTTCGCCCAACCAGACGCGCTGATCGCCACCAACACCAGCGGGCTCAGGGTGTCGCGGCTCGCCGCCCACGTCGCCAATCCCGGACGGTTCCTGGGGCTGCATTTCTTCTCGCCGGCCGAGATCAACCCGGTGGTCGAATTGGTCAGCGCCGAGCGCACCACCGGGGAGACCGCGGACCTGGCGCGGGCGCTGCTGCAGGCCACCCGGCGGGTGGTGCTGCCCTGCAAGGATTCGCCGGGCTTTGCGCTCAACCGCTTCTTCTGCGCCTACAGCAACGAGGCCGCCCGCCTGCTCGGCGAGCGGGTCGGCACCGTCGGCGAGATCGAGCGCGCCGCGGAGGATGCGTTCGACGCCGCCGCCGGGCCGTTCCGGGTGTTGAACCTGATCAAGCCGGGCATCAATCTCGACGCCATCCGCAATCTCGCCGAGCTCGGGGCGTTCTACGCGCCGGCGCCGAAGATGGTGGAGATCGGCGAGACCGGCGGCACGTTCGAGGTCGACCGGCCGCTGGCACCGATGGACGAGGTCCAGTACGACACCGTGATCCGCCGCGTGCGCGGCGCCACCTTCCTGGCGGTGCTGCAGGAGCTGGACGAGGAGGTCGCCGACGCCCGCGTCCTCGATACCGGCGCCAAGCTGGCGTTCAAGTTCTCCCGGCCGCCCTGCGCGCTGATGGACAGCCTTGGCCGCCGCGCGGTGGAAGCGCTGGTGGCGCCGTTCGTGGCACGCTACGGCGTGGCGATGCCGGTCAGCATCGCCCTGGTCGGCCGGCTGGCTACCGACCGCACCATGGTGCGCGACGGGGCGACGCGGGTGCAAGGCCGCAGCGCGTCTTAA
- a CDS encoding retropepsin-like aspartic protease family protein: MTAARPLAVLVAAVAALILAFGARNQVGEIGGVPFTEIADVTWRASLVVAIGALVFLIYRGQLIDALRTILVWVGLASVIAFAYNYRADLLGLGHRVVGWTLPSTLTGNPGEAPQVELTRTRSGDFTVRADVNGRRVPMIVDTGATAVVLTVDAAKAAGLPLDFLRYDVVVETANGRTKAASIVIEKLTVGDIVARRVPALVAESGNSLKTSLLGMTFLNRLDSYEVRGDRLVLRGRPSS; this comes from the coding sequence GTGACCGCCGCTCGTCCCCTTGCCGTGCTGGTGGCGGCGGTCGCCGCGTTGATTCTTGCCTTCGGCGCGCGCAACCAGGTCGGCGAGATCGGCGGGGTGCCGTTCACCGAAATCGCCGACGTGACCTGGCGCGCCTCGCTGGTGGTGGCGATCGGCGCCCTGGTGTTCCTGATCTACCGCGGCCAGCTGATCGACGCCCTGCGCACCATCCTGGTGTGGGTCGGCCTCGCCAGCGTGATCGCGTTTGCCTACAACTACCGTGCCGACCTGCTGGGCCTCGGCCACCGCGTGGTGGGCTGGACCCTGCCCAGCACGCTCACCGGCAATCCGGGCGAGGCGCCGCAGGTAGAGCTGACGCGCACCCGCAGCGGCGACTTCACGGTGAGGGCCGACGTCAACGGCCGCCGGGTGCCGATGATCGTCGACACCGGCGCCACCGCGGTGGTGCTGACGGTCGACGCCGCCAAGGCCGCCGGGCTGCCGCTCGACTTCCTGCGCTACGACGTGGTGGTGGAAACCGCCAACGGCCGCACCAAGGCCGCCTCGATCGTGATCGAGAAACTCACCGTCGGCGACATCGTCGCCCGCCGCGTGCCGGCTCTAGTGGCCGAATCCGGCAACAGCCTGAAGACCAGCCTGCTCGGCATGACCTTCCTCAACCGGCTGGACTCCTACGAGGTGCGCGGCGACCGCCTGGTGCTGCGCGGCCGCCCGAGCAGCTGA
- a CDS encoding DUF1289 domain-containing protein produces the protein MTLASPCTKVCTLDPAAKLCIGCGRTLDEIACWKSMSQAERDRVMAVLPERLARLGRDEAVP, from the coding sequence ATGACGCTCGCCAGCCCCTGCACCAAGGTCTGCACCCTCGACCCCGCCGCGAAGCTGTGCATCGGCTGCGGCCGCACCCTCGACGAGATCGCCTGCTGGAAATCCATGTCTCAAGCCGAACGCGACCGGGTGATGGCAGTGCTGCCCGAGCGCCTCGCCCGGCTCGGCCGCGATGAGGCTGTGCCGTGA
- a CDS encoding ISAs1 family transposase, giving the protein MSLDGLSLDALLVPEKSRLKVLLDHLSVIEDPREAWRVAHPLPEVLLLVVCGTLADCDDYEGIAEWGETHLSFLRRFLPYHHGVPGARWLTLLMNRIDPDLFAAAFTAWVRESWPDRPDLVAIDGKTSRRSHDRGAGKAPLHLVSAFATTRRLVLGQEAVADKSSETTAIPLLIERLAAAGGLDGTLISIDAIATNPTIATAIRGAKADYLLAVKANQPTLRAEIESFFAETPAAETESVTDLDKGHGRIESRTVTVAREVDWLKGDRRFPGELRLPDVATIVRVASRAELADRCRFETRYYVSSAALSATAAAEAVRSHWAIENSLHWVLDVTFGDDQSRLRKGHGARNMAVVRHFAFNLLRAVTDKKSLRLRRKRAGWDPEYCAQVLGHRTR; this is encoded by the coding sequence ATGAGCCTTGATGGCCTGAGCCTTGATGCCCTGCTTGTCCCTGAGAAGTCGCGCCTGAAGGTGCTGCTCGACCACCTGTCGGTGATCGAGGACCCACGCGAGGCGTGGCGGGTGGCTCACCCGCTGCCGGAGGTGCTGCTACTGGTGGTGTGCGGCACCTTGGCGGACTGCGACGACTACGAGGGAATCGCCGAGTGGGGCGAGACGCATCTGTCGTTTCTGCGCCGCTTCCTGCCCTACCACCACGGGGTTCCGGGGGCGCGTTGGCTGACCCTGCTGATGAACCGCATCGACCCGGACCTGTTCGCGGCAGCGTTCACGGCGTGGGTTCGGGAGAGCTGGCCGGATCGCCCGGACCTGGTGGCGATCGACGGCAAGACCTCGCGGCGCAGCCACGACCGCGGGGCCGGCAAGGCGCCGCTCCATCTCGTCTCGGCGTTCGCCACCACCCGCCGCCTGGTGCTCGGCCAGGAGGCGGTCGCCGACAAGAGCAGCGAGACCACGGCGATCCCCCTCCTGATCGAGCGGCTCGCCGCCGCCGGCGGCCTCGACGGCACCCTGATCTCGATCGACGCCATCGCCACCAATCCGACCATCGCCACCGCCATCCGAGGCGCCAAGGCCGACTATCTGCTCGCCGTGAAGGCCAACCAGCCGACCCTGCGGGCCGAGATCGAGAGCTTCTTCGCCGAGACGCCCGCGGCCGAGACCGAGAGCGTCACCGACCTCGACAAGGGCCATGGCCGCATCGAGAGCCGCACCGTCACGGTTGCCCGCGAGGTCGATTGGCTGAAGGGGGACCGGCGTTTTCCCGGCGAATTGCGGCTGCCCGACGTCGCCACCATCGTGCGCGTCGCATCGCGCGCCGAGCTCGCCGACCGCTGCCGTTTCGAGACCCGATACTACGTCTCCTCGGCCGCGCTCTCGGCAACCGCTGCCGCCGAGGCCGTGCGAAGCCACTGGGCGATCGAGAACAGCCTGCACTGGGTCCTCGACGTCACCTTCGGCGACGACCAGTCCCGCCTGCGCAAGGGACACGGCGCCAGGAACATGGCTGTCGTCCGCCACTTCGCCTTCAATCTCCTACGCGCCGTCACCGACAAGAAAAGCCTCAGGCTCAGGCGAAAGCGCGCCGGTTGGGACCCCGAATACTGTGCTCAAGTCCTCGGACACAGGACGCGTTAA
- the cobT gene encoding nicotinate-nucleotide--dimethylbenzimidazole phosphoribosyltransferase, whose protein sequence is MSEAYAPTGLPFDDIRRLVANMPGPDQEAVAAVRARDAELTKPPGSLGRLETLVEWLAAWQGTGTPAIERPLVAIFAASHGVTARGISAFPDSVNRAMLDNFTHGGAAINQLCNTYGLGLKVFELAIDQPTPDIVVEAALSEAACAATIAYGMEATANGTDLLCVGEMGIGNTTVAAAIYHALYGGQPQDWVGPGTGLDAEGVKRKAEVIGEAVTFHRAGAGDPLEVLRRVGGREIAAIAGAILAARHQRVPVILDGFVTTAAAAVLHAMDAATLDHCLAAHCSAEPAHVEVLRRLGKPPLLNLGMRLGEGSGAAIAAGVVKGALACWRDMATFATAGVAKKEH, encoded by the coding sequence ATGTCCGAAGCTTACGCACCCACCGGTCTGCCGTTTGACGACATCCGCCGGCTCGTCGCCAACATGCCTGGCCCGGACCAGGAGGCGGTGGCTGCCGTTCGCGCCCGCGATGCCGAGCTGACCAAGCCGCCCGGCTCGCTGGGCCGGCTGGAGACGCTGGTGGAATGGCTCGCCGCCTGGCAGGGCACCGGCACCCCGGCCATCGAGCGGCCGCTGGTCGCGATCTTCGCCGCCAGCCACGGCGTCACCGCCCGCGGCATCTCGGCGTTTCCGGACTCGGTCAACCGGGCGATGCTGGACAACTTCACTCACGGCGGCGCCGCCATCAACCAGCTCTGCAACACCTACGGCCTGGGGCTGAAGGTGTTCGAACTCGCCATCGACCAGCCGACCCCCGACATCGTGGTCGAGGCGGCGCTGAGCGAGGCCGCCTGCGCCGCCACAATCGCCTATGGCATGGAGGCCACCGCCAACGGCACCGACCTGCTCTGCGTCGGCGAGATGGGGATCGGCAACACCACGGTCGCGGCGGCGATCTACCACGCCCTCTATGGCGGCCAGCCGCAGGATTGGGTCGGCCCCGGAACCGGCCTCGACGCCGAGGGGGTGAAGCGCAAGGCCGAGGTGATCGGCGAGGCGGTGACGTTCCACCGCGCCGGCGCCGGCGATCCGCTCGAAGTGCTGCGCCGGGTCGGCGGCCGCGAGATCGCCGCCATCGCCGGCGCCATCCTCGCCGCCCGCCACCAGCGGGTGCCGGTGATCCTCGACGGCTTCGTCACCACCGCCGCGGCCGCGGTGCTGCACGCCATGGACGCCGCGACGCTCGACCACTGCCTTGCCGCCCACTGCTCGGCCGAGCCGGCCCACGTCGAGGTGCTGCGCCGGCTCGGCAAGCCGCCGCTGCTCAATCTCGGCATGCGGCTGGGCGAGGGCTCGGGCGCGGCGATCGCCGCCGGCGTCGTCAAGGGCGCGCTGGCGTGCTGGCGCGACATGGCGACGTTCGCCACCGCCGGCGTCGCCAAGAAGGAGCACTGA
- a CDS encoding lysozyme inhibitor LprI family protein, with amino-acid sequence MTGRLLLAVVTGLMALQGAGAAQQGASGACRSLEKSDAALNAAYSKALAKLGDDSAAVNKLTVAQRNWLKFRDAHVESVFPADDKRAEYGSAFQDCSCAIVLELTQTRLHQLEAWSVGIPEGDVCIGSRPVKN; translated from the coding sequence ATGACGGGACGACTGCTTCTGGCCGTGGTGACCGGCCTGATGGCCCTGCAGGGGGCCGGTGCGGCACAGCAGGGCGCCAGCGGCGCCTGCCGGAGTCTGGAAAAATCTGACGCTGCGCTGAACGCGGCCTATTCGAAGGCGCTGGCCAAGCTCGGCGACGACAGTGCTGCGGTGAACAAGCTGACCGTGGCGCAGCGGAACTGGCTCAAGTTTCGCGACGCTCATGTTGAGTCGGTCTTTCCGGCCGACGACAAGCGGGCGGAATACGGCTCGGCGTTCCAGGACTGCTCTTGCGCCATCGTGCTGGAGCTCACCCAGACCCGACTGCACCAGCTCGAGGCGTGGTCGGTCGGGATCCCGGAGGGCGACGTCTGCATCGGCAGCAGACCGGTGAAGAACTAG
- a CDS encoding sensor histidine kinase — protein sequence MEDAARAASERRRATARRVREARDRLTSTTGTRPAFDLELTRLFATSRQSAALPMAAVIVVIGLSSVLWTGMFQAGLWTLMVLFIHGLTLLACRSFLRSEADPARVRRVRVVLTAFDFLFGLSWVLHVTQLHASGAPGAGEFSLFALLLITTVLIMLSAGLPSAAIAGTLPITVALVAIYLASGRTQDYVLAGIAAAGQFYYYILARHIHANALAMLEARTEKEALIGELEQAMARSDEAARRAEAASLSKSRFLAQMSHELRTPLNAILGFSEVMKSEVLGPHQVPTYKEYSSDIHNSGQHLLNLINEILDLSRIEAGRYQLNEESVPLVGVAEDCVHLMAMRAKTRGITLIELYETNLPPLWADERALRQIVLNLLSNAIKFTPQGGEIVIKIGWTASGGQYLAVKDNGPGIPENELSVVLSSFGQGSNAIKSAEQGAGLGLPIVQNLVDLHGGTFNLASEVREGTEVLVTFPASRVMAALPPVAETVPLVPSSEPRPAAEDPANADKMFGLF from the coding sequence ATGGAAGATGCTGCGCGCGCTGCCAGCGAGCGGCGGCGGGCGACCGCGCGACGCGTGCGCGAGGCGCGCGACCGCCTGACATCGACCACCGGAACCCGGCCCGCATTCGATCTGGAGCTGACGCGGCTGTTCGCCACCAGCCGGCAGTCGGCCGCGCTGCCGATGGCGGCGGTGATCGTGGTGATCGGACTGTCGTCCGTCCTGTGGACCGGCATGTTCCAGGCCGGCCTGTGGACGCTGATGGTGCTGTTCATCCACGGCCTCACGCTGCTGGCGTGCCGCTCCTTCCTGCGTTCCGAAGCCGACCCGGCGCGGGTGCGGCGGGTGCGGGTGGTGCTGACCGCATTCGACTTTCTGTTCGGCTTGTCGTGGGTGCTCCACGTCACTCAGCTGCACGCCTCCGGTGCCCCCGGCGCCGGCGAGTTCTCGCTGTTCGCGCTGCTGCTGATCACCACCGTGCTGATCATGCTCTCGGCCGGGCTGCCGAGCGCGGCGATCGCCGGCACCTTGCCGATCACGGTGGCGCTGGTGGCGATCTACCTCGCATCCGGCCGGACGCAGGATTACGTCCTGGCCGGCATCGCCGCGGCCGGCCAGTTCTACTACTACATCCTGGCGCGCCACATCCACGCCAATGCCCTGGCGATGCTGGAGGCGCGCACCGAGAAGGAAGCGCTGATCGGCGAGCTGGAACAGGCGATGGCGCGTTCGGACGAGGCGGCGCGCCGCGCCGAGGCGGCGAGCCTGTCCAAGTCGCGCTTCCTCGCCCAGATGAGCCACGAGCTGCGCACCCCGCTCAACGCCATTCTCGGCTTCTCGGAGGTGATGAAGAGCGAGGTGCTCGGGCCCCACCAGGTGCCGACCTACAAGGAATATTCCTCCGACATCCACAACTCCGGCCAGCATCTGCTCAACCTGATCAACGAGATCCTCGATTTGTCGCGCATCGAGGCCGGCCGCTACCAGCTCAACGAGGAATCGGTACCGCTGGTCGGCGTCGCCGAGGACTGCGTTCACCTGATGGCGATGCGGGCCAAGACCCGCGGCATCACGCTCATCGAGCTTTACGAGACCAATTTGCCGCCGCTGTGGGCGGACGAGCGGGCGCTCCGCCAGATCGTGCTCAACCTGCTGTCCAACGCCATCAAGTTCACGCCCCAGGGCGGCGAGATCGTTATCAAGATCGGCTGGACGGCGTCGGGCGGCCAATATCTGGCGGTCAAGGACAACGGTCCCGGCATCCCGGAAAACGAATTGTCGGTGGTGCTGTCGTCGTTCGGCCAGGGCTCCAACGCCATCAAGAGCGCCGAGCAGGGCGCCGGCCTCGGCCTGCCGATCGTGCAAAATCTGGTCGATCTCCACGGCGGCACCTTCAACCTCGCCTCGGAGGTGCGCGAGGGCACCGAGGTGCTGGTGACCTTCCCGGCCAGCCGGGTGATGGCGGCGCTGCCGCCGGTGGCCGAAACGGTGCCGCTGGTGCCCTCGTCCGAGCCCAGGCCCGCCGCCGAGGACCCGGCGAACGCCGACAAGATGTTCGGGTTGTTCTGA
- a CDS encoding thermonuclease family protein, with translation MIRSFRRLPLPLDLFGAIALIVGLAWLALLWRGEPGEVAGFARVIDGDSLAIDGRDVRLFGIDAPELHQLCERGGRPWPCGEAAKRRLGELAASRFVRCTVRDTDRYRRAVSDCRAGGEDLGQRMVEAGLAVAERGYFTAEVAARAAGRGIWAGGFERPAEWRRAHRGH, from the coding sequence ATGATCCGGTCTTTTCGCCGCCTGCCGTTACCGCTCGACCTGTTCGGTGCGATCGCGCTGATCGTCGGATTGGCGTGGCTGGCGCTGCTGTGGCGGGGCGAGCCCGGCGAGGTGGCCGGCTTCGCCCGGGTGATCGACGGCGACAGCCTCGCCATCGACGGCCGCGACGTCCGGCTGTTCGGCATCGACGCGCCCGAGCTGCACCAGCTCTGCGAGCGCGGCGGCCGGCCGTGGCCGTGCGGGGAGGCGGCGAAGCGGCGGCTGGGCGAATTGGCCGCAAGCCGCTTCGTGCGCTGCACCGTGCGCGACACCGACCGCTACCGCCGGGCGGTGTCGGACTGCCGCGCCGGCGGCGAGGACCTCGGGCAGCGTATGGTCGAGGCCGGGCTGGCGGTGGCGGAGCGCGGCTATTTCACCGCGGAGGTTGCCGCGCGCGCCGCCGGCCGCGGCATCTGGGCCGGCGGTTTCGAGCGGCCGGCGGAGTGGCGGCGGGCGCACCGCGGGCACTGA
- a CDS encoding Mrp/NBP35 family ATP-binding protein: MSVAAEQVRARLAAIQVPDGRPLTSSGALSDIVVTNGKVFFSLSVGAAQAAAWEPVRRAAEAAAKSVPGVAEAYVALTAERDSAAGRAPGGKPAPQPAAGTRRGGIPGVRHIIAVASGKGGVGKSTTAANLALALRDRGLAVGMLDADIYGPSMPKLLGIRGRPDMASGRMLRPLDGYGLKVMSIGFLVAEDTPMIWRGPMVMSAITQMLREVEWGTLDCLVVDMPPGTGDAQLTIAQQVPLAGAVIVSTPQDLALIDVRRGIAMFERVDVTSLGIVENMSYFLCPNCGTRSDIFGHGGGRVEAERLGVPFLGEVPLHMTIRETSDAGRPVMVAEPDGPHAAIYRAIAEQVWAQLTTGSVGRPPPKIVIEY; this comes from the coding sequence ATGTCCGTCGCCGCCGAGCAGGTGCGCGCCCGTCTTGCTGCGATCCAGGTGCCGGATGGCCGCCCGCTGACCTCTTCGGGGGCGCTGTCGGACATCGTCGTCACCAACGGCAAGGTGTTCTTCTCGCTGAGCGTCGGCGCCGCGCAGGCCGCGGCGTGGGAGCCGGTGCGCCGCGCCGCCGAGGCGGCGGCCAAATCGGTGCCCGGCGTCGCCGAGGCCTATGTCGCGCTCACCGCCGAGCGCGACTCCGCCGCCGGCCGCGCGCCGGGCGGCAAGCCGGCGCCGCAGCCCGCCGCCGGCACCCGCCGCGGCGGCATTCCCGGCGTCCGCCACATCATCGCCGTCGCGTCCGGCAAGGGCGGCGTCGGCAAGTCGACCACCGCTGCCAATCTGGCGCTGGCCCTGCGTGATCGTGGCCTCGCCGTCGGCATGCTCGACGCCGACATCTATGGCCCGTCGATGCCGAAGCTGCTCGGCATCCGCGGGCGGCCCGACATGGCGAGCGGCCGCATGCTGCGCCCGCTCGACGGCTACGGCCTCAAGGTGATGTCGATCGGCTTCCTGGTTGCCGAAGACACCCCGATGATCTGGCGCGGGCCGATGGTGATGAGCGCCATCACCCAGATGCTGCGCGAGGTCGAATGGGGCACGCTCGACTGCCTGGTGGTGGACATGCCGCCGGGCACGGGCGACGCCCAGCTTACCATCGCCCAGCAGGTGCCGCTGGCCGGCGCGGTGATCGTGTCGACGCCGCAGGACCTCGCCTTGATCGACGTCCGCCGCGGAATCGCCATGTTCGAGCGGGTCGACGTGACCTCGCTCGGCATCGTCGAGAACATGAGCTACTTCCTGTGCCCCAATTGCGGCACGCGCTCTGACATTTTCGGTCACGGCGGCGGCCGCGTCGAGGCGGAGCGGCTCGGCGTGCCGTTCCTCGGCGAGGTGCCGCTGCACATGACCATCCGCGAGACCTCCGACGCCGGCCGCCCGGTGATGGTGGCCGAGCCGGACGGGCCGCACGCCGCGATCTATCGCGCCATCGCCGAACAGGTGTGGGCGCAGCTCACCACCGGCTCGGTGGGGCGGCCGCCGCCGAAGATCGTCATCGAATACTGA